One Penaeus vannamei isolate JL-2024 unplaced genomic scaffold, ASM4276789v1 unanchor3544, whole genome shotgun sequence genomic region harbors:
- the LOC113808839 gene encoding uncharacterized protein, which yields MNMQNMTTFIIGDLYFIKIFELCIQVHPKVGEKICAERIQNWSYCVQRTHHVLFRTSVASGTWQRTRQQQHYSTSHYPHPFTIAVMTGSTVYQAPLSPTGLTPMPLWDLPDTTFKKCHVRLYSTKPPSNPSTPTDENHNESKSTRLRIDEEERTEMK from the exons gtACTTTATCAAGATATTTGAACTGT gCATTCAAGTTCACCCGAAAGTTGGAGAGAAAATATGTGCAGAAAGGATCCAAAACTGGAGTTACTGTGTACAAAGGACTCATCATGTCCTCTTCAGAACATCAGTTGCAAGTG GCACTTGGCAGAGAACCAGACAACAGCAGCACTATAGCACAAGCCATTACCCCCATCCCTTCACCATAGCAGTCATGACAGGCAGTACTGTATACCAAGCACCCCTATCTCCCACTGGGTTGACACCAATGCCCTTGTGGGACCTGCCTGATACCACATTCAAGAAGTGCCATGTGCGCTTGTATTCCACCAAGCCTCCCAGCAATCCCTCCACTCCCACTG ATGAAAACCATAATGAGTCAAAGAGCACAAGGTTGAGAATTgacgaggaagaaagaacagaaatgaaA